The Bifidobacterium eulemuris genome includes a window with the following:
- the istA gene encoding IS21 family transposase, translating to MTIPMSQQQDIRRLDAKGLPHAEIARRLGVDRGTVAKYAGMEDCSPKPPARRGVKSILDEYKPIVDGWLEADRLMPGKQRHTARRVHDRLVAEHGFTGSYSTVLRYVDEWRAANREPSDGYVELEWTPGSMQMDFGLAKARIAGEWVDDHCLVVTFPHSNKRYAASLPAENAECICEGLTAIFEHIGGVPHTLVIDNASGAGHRDSKGNVTMSRVFEAFVSHHRLDVRFCNPYSGNEKGSVENAVGFLRRNLMVPPMAAETHEQLTRLMLAKCDGLGRSVHYRALVPVDDLFSDDLKALRPLPSCRFDAVRWETRKADKYGCVEIDSNRYQVGPALHGRRVDVAVRATSVTVKDKDGRTVAELSRVYGRSPRTIQDPATVFPLLARKPGAWRDCSIRPDVPDDVRERLDQADDKTLKASLKAIAGACEAAGFEPAMRAASHLVDRGWPLAEADMAILARRFADGDADHGGDLPDLGSYDRFNRPGEEDA from the coding sequence GTGACGATACCCATGTCCCAACAGCAAGATATCAGGAGGCTCGACGCGAAGGGCCTGCCGCACGCGGAGATCGCCAGAAGGCTCGGGGTGGACCGGGGCACGGTCGCGAAGTACGCGGGCATGGAGGACTGCTCGCCGAAACCGCCCGCCAGGCGCGGGGTGAAGTCGATTCTCGACGAGTACAAGCCGATCGTCGACGGCTGGCTGGAGGCGGACCGGCTCATGCCCGGCAAGCAGCGCCACACCGCCAGGCGCGTGCATGACCGGCTCGTGGCCGAGCACGGGTTCACGGGCTCGTACTCCACCGTGCTGCGCTACGTGGACGAGTGGCGCGCGGCGAACCGCGAGCCGTCCGACGGCTACGTGGAGCTGGAGTGGACGCCGGGGAGCATGCAGATGGACTTCGGCCTGGCCAAGGCCAGGATCGCTGGCGAGTGGGTCGACGACCATTGCCTGGTCGTCACGTTCCCGCATTCGAACAAACGGTACGCGGCGAGCCTGCCCGCGGAGAACGCGGAGTGCATCTGCGAGGGCCTGACGGCGATCTTCGAGCACATCGGCGGCGTCCCGCACACGCTCGTGATCGACAACGCGTCCGGCGCGGGCCACCGGGATTCCAAGGGGAACGTGACCATGTCGCGCGTGTTCGAGGCGTTCGTCAGTCACCACCGGCTCGACGTGCGGTTCTGCAATCCGTATTCCGGCAACGAGAAGGGCAGCGTGGAGAACGCGGTCGGATTCCTGCGGCGCAACCTCATGGTCCCGCCCATGGCGGCCGAGACCCACGAGCAGCTCACCCGGCTCATGCTCGCCAAATGCGACGGGCTGGGAAGGTCCGTCCACTACCGCGCGCTCGTGCCGGTCGATGACCTGTTCTCCGACGATTTGAAGGCGCTGCGGCCCCTGCCGTCGTGCCGGTTCGACGCGGTGAGGTGGGAGACCCGCAAGGCCGATAAATACGGTTGCGTCGAGATCGACTCCAACCGCTACCAGGTCGGCCCCGCGCTGCACGGCAGAAGGGTCGACGTCGCTGTGCGCGCCACGAGCGTCACCGTCAAGGACAAGGACGGGCGCACGGTGGCCGAGCTCTCCCGCGTCTACGGCAGATCACCACGCACGATCCAGGATCCCGCCACGGTGTTCCCGCTGCTCGCGCGCAAACCCGGGGCGTGGCGCGACTGCTCGATCCGTCCCGACGTGCCCGACGACGTGAGGGAACGGCTCGACCAAGCCGACGACAAGACCCTCAAGGCCAGTCTTAAGGCCATCGCAGGGGCGTGCGAGGCCGCGGGCTTCGAACCGGCGATGCGGGCCGCCTCGCATCTCGTCGACCGCGGCTGGCCCCTCGCCGAGGCCGACATGGCGATTCTGGCCAGACGGTTCGCGGACGGCGACGCCGACCACGGCGGCGACCTGCCCGACCTGGGCTCCTACGACAGGTTCAACCGTCCCGGCGAGGAGGACGCATGA
- a CDS encoding IS3 family transposase: MSAKGCSPDNAAAEGFFGRLKQEFFHKRGFANVGMGEFIRMLDEYMVWYRDTRIKTEYGMSIMDRRRRLGLVA, from the coding sequence ATGAGCGCGAAGGGCTGTTCGCCGGACAACGCGGCCGCGGAGGGGTTCTTCGGCCGCCTCAAGCAGGAGTTCTTCCACAAGCGCGGCTTCGCCAATGTGGGCATGGGCGAGTTCATCCGCATGCTCGACGAGTACATGGTCTGGTACCGCGACACGAGGATCAAGACCGAATACGGCATGAGCATCATGGACAGGCGTCGCAGGCTCGGCCTCGTGGCATAA
- a CDS encoding DedA family protein, with protein MGFVNFIVELLKDPRAAIAGWIAMGVAPTLGFIFLIIFIETGVVFFPFLPGDSLLFAAGVFAAPDETGKAALPLMALLPVVWLAPIIGDQCNYFIGHFFGRRIIQSGKVKAMTPERIAKTEGMIEKWGPLAVFLGRFFPFIRTFMPFISGISGMRWSRFTPFSVLGGIVWSTLFTLLGYFFGGIPAVQEHFELVIILILAVSLLPTFIGLFKAKFGKKKPAAAAAATGEAGESGAAGEGASAE; from the coding sequence ATGGGATTTGTGAATTTTATCGTTGAACTGCTGAAGGATCCGCGTGCCGCCATCGCCGGCTGGATCGCCATGGGTGTGGCGCCCACGCTCGGTTTCATCTTCCTGATCATCTTCATTGAAACGGGTGTGGTGTTCTTCCCGTTCCTGCCCGGCGACTCCCTGCTGTTCGCCGCGGGCGTGTTCGCCGCGCCGGATGAGACCGGCAAGGCCGCGCTGCCGCTGATGGCGTTGCTGCCGGTGGTGTGGCTCGCGCCGATCATCGGAGACCAGTGCAACTATTTCATCGGCCACTTCTTCGGACGCCGCATCATCCAGTCCGGCAAAGTCAAGGCCATGACCCCCGAACGCATCGCCAAAACCGAAGGCATGATCGAAAAGTGGGGCCCTCTTGCGGTGTTCCTGGGACGCTTCTTCCCGTTCATCCGCACGTTCATGCCGTTCATCTCCGGCATCTCCGGCATGCGCTGGAGCCGTTTCACGCCGTTCTCCGTGCTGGGCGGCATCGTGTGGTCCACACTGTTCACACTGCTCGGCTACTTCTTCGGCGGCATCCCCGCCGTGCAGGAACACTTCGAACTGGTGATCATCCTGATTCTGGCAGTGTCTCTGCTGCCTACGTTCATCGGTCTGTTCAAGGCCAAGTTCGGCAAGAAGAAGCCGGCTGCTGCCGCTGCCGCGACCGGCGAAGCTGGCGAGTCCGGCGCTGCCGGCGAGGGAGCTTCCGCCGAATAA
- a CDS encoding DUF4012 domain-containing protein, which yields MSAKNHLNNVIATAQSLNSGDMTDALTNIGSSVESIQTEAAAAKQDVSGPLWTAAEWIPVVGSDISSVRSAVNTLDDFAQTTLPQLQQAVNTLTGSSLSDGDGGLNMEPIITAADQLTVANDSLAAQAQTINDLPDAKIGLVQDALSKGKTQLTAVADTVNQLTGIVNMLPSFLGTDGARNYVLLAQTNSEIRGAGGMVGSVGSFSADNGKISVGEFHSNTQFSGNATDQIGEGESTLYSDMYFGTAIHNITSSPDFPQVARMASEFWEQQSFGGTSDGVMSLDPVALQAMIGATGSVTLSDGRVLDGTNTADFLLNGVYLEVSVEEQDTYFSETASQVIANMFTNMDSTKMMNLAKALMNMAGQRHFYFWSFHDEDVETLRDAGMTGEINNSESDSTVGLYLNEMYASKLDYYVDRHTVVEQTGTNADGSATYHVTTTLTNTMTAALNATVPWYINHLTPDGTAGNRTMIFAPTGGTVSNITASNGAQFTQVDAYDRTVYLGQLDIPVETTITLEWDVTTQAGADPLQIDQTPTCSDDPGIEYRY from the coding sequence ATGAGCGCGAAAAACCATCTCAACAATGTGATCGCCACCGCGCAGTCGCTCAACAGCGGAGATATGACCGACGCGCTCACCAATATCGGTTCCTCGGTGGAGTCCATCCAAACCGAGGCGGCCGCCGCTAAGCAGGATGTCTCCGGTCCATTGTGGACAGCGGCCGAATGGATTCCGGTGGTGGGGTCGGATATCTCCTCGGTGCGTTCCGCCGTCAACACATTAGATGATTTCGCACAGACTACGTTGCCTCAGCTGCAGCAGGCAGTGAACACCCTGACCGGATCTTCGCTTTCCGACGGTGATGGCGGCCTGAATATGGAACCGATCATCACCGCGGCGGACCAGCTCACCGTGGCCAACGATTCCCTGGCCGCGCAGGCGCAAACCATCAACGACCTACCCGACGCGAAAATCGGTTTGGTACAGGATGCCCTGTCCAAGGGAAAAACACAGCTCACCGCAGTCGCCGATACGGTGAACCAGCTCACCGGCATCGTGAACATGCTGCCCAGCTTCCTTGGCACGGATGGCGCACGTAATTATGTGCTGCTGGCTCAAACCAATTCCGAGATCCGTGGCGCGGGCGGCATGGTTGGCTCGGTAGGCTCATTCAGCGCCGACAACGGCAAAATCTCCGTGGGTGAGTTCCATTCAAACACCCAGTTCAGCGGCAACGCCACCGACCAGATCGGAGAAGGCGAAAGCACGCTGTATTCCGACATGTACTTCGGCACCGCGATCCACAACATCACATCCTCGCCTGATTTTCCGCAGGTGGCCCGCATGGCAAGCGAATTCTGGGAGCAGCAGTCCTTCGGCGGAACTTCCGACGGCGTGATGTCGCTCGACCCGGTCGCATTGCAGGCCATGATCGGCGCGACCGGTTCCGTGACTTTGTCGGATGGCCGCGTGCTCGACGGTACCAACACTGCGGATTTCCTGCTCAATGGCGTGTATCTGGAAGTCTCCGTGGAAGAGCAGGACACCTACTTCTCCGAAACCGCCTCGCAGGTGATAGCGAACATGTTCACCAACATGGACTCCACCAAGATGATGAATCTGGCCAAAGCCCTGATGAACATGGCTGGACAGCGACACTTCTACTTCTGGTCCTTCCACGATGAGGATGTTGAGACGTTGCGCGATGCCGGCATGACCGGAGAGATCAACAACAGCGAATCCGATTCGACTGTCGGTCTCTACCTCAACGAAATGTACGCGTCGAAACTGGACTACTACGTGGATCGTCACACGGTGGTCGAGCAGACCGGTACCAACGCCGACGGCAGCGCCACCTACCATGTAACCACCACACTCACCAACACCATGACCGCAGCGCTCAACGCCACCGTTCCGTGGTATATCAACCATCTCACACCCGACGGCACCGCAGGCAACCGCACTATGATCTTCGCGCCCACGGGCGGCACCGTATCGAATATCACGGCCTCCAATGGTGCCCAGTTCACGCAAGTCGATGCCTACGACCGCACGGTGTATCTGGGGCAGCTCGATATCCCAGTGGAGACCACCATCACTTTGGAATGGGATGTGACCACGCAAGCCGGGGCGGATCCGCTGCAAATCGACCAAACGCCGACCTGCAGTGACGATCCCGGCATCGAATACCGGTACTGA
- a CDS encoding sugar transferase, producing the protein MHTVRKLSGSANGTPPTPPPAARPTFFEGIYRADSHEGSKRPAFNPLFSLPRWRYLYNATLVVLDALMMLISCAFMFVVRPDVLSTVNQLIPGGIITTLAIFCGTWILALACTSSYRRHTMGEGYALYAKVASAMLIELVALCSIAYFFDLGFPRWLVCVASLASGVLTLIERWLMRRALHSNRRKGEFNYPTVIVGSPKGIHETIDKLTTPMGLAIGYAPIAVCSVAQTSEESDPDATQYLVSVPFTPRNDFEKSLRVLPLNSRLPQTAKRLGAQTVLITDVFTRDSETLRTLSLAVESLCMELAVTTAVADIGGGRIHIRNNTALPIMSASLPQYSLPPRFMKRAIDIVGSLVALIPGSIFMLATAIAIKLEDGGPVFYKQERIGIYGEPFNVLKMRSMRIDADKHDAEVAAAAGVELGATFKVKDDPRITKVGKFIRKTSIDEIPQFINVLRGDMSLVGPRPQRQYEVDQYSSLYSTRLLVRPGITGPWQISGRNNLSQQDAEFLDVNYVENWSLMTDIAILIKTVGVVLRGDGAY; encoded by the coding sequence ATGCATACGGTGCGCAAACTTTCGGGCAGCGCCAATGGAACACCGCCCACGCCTCCACCTGCAGCCCGCCCAACCTTCTTCGAAGGAATATACCGCGCAGACTCCCACGAAGGCAGCAAACGCCCGGCGTTCAACCCACTGTTCTCACTGCCTCGGTGGCGATACCTGTACAACGCCACGCTGGTCGTGCTTGACGCGTTGATGATGCTCATTTCATGCGCTTTCATGTTTGTGGTTCGCCCGGATGTGCTCAGCACGGTGAACCAGCTGATTCCAGGTGGAATCATCACCACTCTGGCAATTTTCTGTGGAACATGGATTCTTGCCCTGGCGTGCACATCCAGCTACCGTCGCCACACCATGGGCGAGGGCTACGCACTGTATGCCAAAGTCGCTTCCGCCATGCTTATCGAACTCGTGGCCTTATGCTCCATCGCATACTTCTTCGATCTAGGCTTCCCACGTTGGCTTGTCTGTGTCGCCTCGCTTGCCAGCGGAGTGCTCACTCTCATCGAGCGGTGGCTGATGCGTCGCGCCTTGCACAGCAACCGACGCAAAGGCGAGTTCAACTATCCCACGGTGATCGTCGGTTCTCCGAAGGGCATCCACGAAACCATCGACAAACTCACCACACCGATGGGTCTGGCCATAGGATACGCGCCTATCGCGGTCTGTTCCGTGGCGCAAACCTCGGAGGAAAGTGATCCGGATGCCACCCAGTATCTGGTTTCCGTGCCGTTCACGCCCCGTAATGATTTCGAAAAGTCCCTGCGCGTGCTGCCGTTGAACTCACGGTTACCTCAAACCGCGAAGCGTCTCGGCGCGCAGACCGTACTGATCACCGACGTGTTCACCCGCGATTCCGAAACATTGCGCACGCTCTCGCTGGCGGTGGAATCCTTGTGCATGGAGCTCGCAGTCACCACTGCCGTGGCGGATATCGGCGGTGGTCGCATCCACATACGCAACAATACGGCGCTGCCGATCATGTCCGCCTCGTTGCCGCAGTATTCCCTGCCCCCACGGTTCATGAAACGAGCGATCGATATCGTAGGCTCCCTGGTGGCGCTTATTCCGGGCTCCATCTTCATGCTGGCGACCGCCATCGCCATCAAACTCGAGGATGGCGGCCCTGTGTTCTACAAGCAGGAACGCATCGGTATCTACGGAGAGCCGTTCAATGTGCTGAAAATGCGCTCCATGCGCATCGACGCGGACAAGCACGACGCCGAAGTGGCCGCCGCCGCGGGTGTGGAACTTGGTGCCACGTTCAAAGTCAAAGACGACCCCCGCATCACCAAGGTGGGCAAGTTCATCCGCAAAACCTCCATCGATGAGATTCCGCAGTTCATCAATGTGCTGCGCGGCGACATGTCGCTGGTGGGACCTCGACCGCAGCGGCAATATGAGGTGGACCAGTATTCGTCGCTATATTCCACTCGTCTGCTGGTACGCCCCGGCATCACCGGACCTTGGCAGATCTCCGGCCGCAACAACCTCTCCCAGCAGGATGCGGAGTTCCTCGATGTGAACTACGTGGAGAACTGGTCTCTGATGACGGATATCGCCATTCTCATTAAGACTGTGGGTGTAGTCTTGCGCGGAGATGGAGCGTACTAA
- a CDS encoding LacI family DNA-binding transcriptional regulator, with protein MNERVTIKDVAREAGVSIKTVSNVLNNTGSMRPETRQRVEETIHRLGYTVNISARAMRGGGTRLIGLGIFDFSQPFAPYLADIVIDYARERQYGVIINTYGQGGGGLPSIIEDTYRLGADGWLFFTERPLLNEGAVLEQPYPVVAMGDYRTHGKADLVTMPNTEAVRHAVRRLVAGGCKRIAMLGAPTGWTRDAVMSADEGTQALRTQGFVEGLLSCGVDVDWRMIIPVMEWNLSGGVRAASELLDSDLNPDAIICLNDAMALGAMHELQRRGVRVPDDMQIIGFDNVPEARYAVPALTSVNPHVEEYAKKAVDMLIERIEGYRGPARNFVTDFSIEERASTRL; from the coding sequence ATGAATGAGCGCGTGACGATTAAGGATGTGGCCCGCGAGGCCGGTGTCTCCATCAAAACGGTGTCCAACGTGCTCAACAACACCGGCAGCATGCGTCCGGAAACCCGGCAGCGCGTGGAAGAGACCATACACAGGCTCGGATACACCGTCAACATCTCCGCGCGGGCGATGCGCGGCGGCGGCACACGTCTGATCGGATTGGGCATCTTCGATTTCTCCCAGCCGTTCGCGCCCTACCTTGCCGACATCGTGATCGACTACGCGCGCGAGCGGCAGTACGGCGTGATCATCAACACCTATGGCCAGGGCGGCGGAGGATTGCCCTCCATCATCGAAGACACGTACCGTCTGGGAGCTGACGGTTGGCTGTTCTTCACCGAACGCCCGCTATTGAACGAAGGGGCGGTGCTGGAACAGCCGTACCCGGTGGTGGCCATGGGCGATTACCGAACGCACGGCAAAGCGGACCTCGTCACCATGCCCAACACCGAGGCGGTCCGCCACGCCGTTAGGCGTCTGGTTGCCGGCGGATGCAAGCGGATCGCGATGCTCGGAGCGCCGACGGGATGGACCCGCGATGCCGTGATGTCGGCCGACGAAGGCACCCAGGCGTTGCGTACGCAAGGATTCGTGGAAGGGCTGCTCTCCTGCGGGGTGGACGTGGATTGGCGGATGATCATACCGGTGATGGAATGGAACCTGTCCGGCGGCGTGCGGGCCGCGTCGGAACTGCTGGATTCCGACTTGAATCCCGATGCCATCATCTGTCTGAACGACGCCATGGCGTTGGGCGCGATGCATGAGCTGCAGCGGCGCGGCGTCCGCGTGCCCGACGATATGCAGATCATCGGCTTCGACAACGTGCCTGAAGCGCGGTACGCCGTGCCCGCGCTCACCAGCGTCAATCCTCATGTCGAAGAGTATGCGAAGAAGGCGGTCGATATGCTGATCGAGCGGATCGAAGGGTATCGCGGTCCCGCTCGCAACTTCGTCACGGATTTCAGCATCGAGGAGCGCGCCTCCACCCGGCTGTGA
- a CDS encoding endonuclease/exonuclease/phosphatase family protein: MPEFDFQRKQAEAQASAQARDAQAGGAQDGSQAGMQSDVQSATQVFQQTPMRDVTSHAPIPDEYVTATMPMNPASSPASSPASPPSFSPATGVHAASQPYAHAGQNGSALQWNEVIGETRTMPAAQSFQQPQQPGGSPSAPRSKKGNPVTRWITGPSKHGFLSFWLWVLTLPCVGIMALRMLPESDQDGRALPEIIAFVPIFGILSAAILVLAVLWRRWLLAAVSLVCVVIQISWHIGFFVPSASISDSARQAVQTAASVDDNVARIMTLNTKEGQANAASIVATVREQHVEVLALQEVHQSLLEELQTAGIYDVLPYMVTSVSTDSDNGGMNVLFTMAPMSNISQSLLPIETSQMPACTITIGSTQVRFVSAHPNSPTRGLQGLWSEGLSTIGSLKDYDWTYVIMGDFNSTWDHPRFRSLLGDRFVDAGEQSGEGFHFTYPSNSKIPSVIEIDHIIHDKGVTVADLDTVEIAGTDHKALLGTLETDS; this comes from the coding sequence ATGCCGGAATTTGATTTTCAGCGCAAGCAGGCGGAGGCGCAAGCCTCGGCTCAAGCGAGAGATGCTCAGGCTGGTGGAGCACAGGATGGATCTCAGGCCGGAATGCAGTCAGACGTTCAATCCGCGACGCAGGTTTTCCAGCAGACGCCAATGCGGGATGTTACAAGTCATGCGCCGATTCCGGATGAATATGTCACCGCGACCATGCCAATGAATCCGGCTTCGTCGCCGGCTTCGTCGCCGGCGAGTCCGCCGAGTTTCAGCCCGGCGACTGGCGTTCACGCCGCCAGCCAGCCGTATGCGCACGCGGGTCAGAATGGTAGCGCCCTGCAATGGAACGAAGTGATTGGCGAGACGCGGACGATGCCGGCCGCACAGTCGTTCCAGCAGCCTCAACAGCCTGGCGGTAGCCCGTCTGCCCCGCGTAGCAAGAAAGGCAATCCGGTGACACGTTGGATCACAGGCCCCAGCAAACATGGATTCCTAAGTTTCTGGCTGTGGGTGTTGACCCTGCCATGCGTGGGCATTATGGCATTGCGTATGCTGCCGGAATCCGATCAGGATGGTCGCGCCCTACCGGAGATCATCGCGTTCGTGCCTATATTCGGCATTCTTTCCGCCGCGATTCTTGTGCTGGCCGTGCTGTGGCGCCGGTGGCTGCTCGCCGCCGTGTCACTGGTGTGCGTGGTGATTCAAATCAGTTGGCATATCGGGTTCTTTGTGCCGTCCGCCTCCATTTCGGATTCCGCCCGGCAGGCCGTGCAGACCGCAGCCAGTGTGGACGATAACGTGGCCCGCATCATGACCCTCAACACCAAGGAGGGGCAGGCAAACGCCGCCAGCATTGTCGCCACGGTGCGTGAGCAGCATGTGGAGGTGCTGGCTTTGCAGGAGGTGCATCAGAGCCTGTTGGAGGAGTTGCAGACGGCGGGGATCTATGATGTGCTGCCGTATATGGTCACGTCGGTCTCCACGGATTCCGACAACGGCGGCATGAACGTGCTGTTCACGATGGCTCCGATGAGCAATATCTCGCAAAGTCTGCTGCCGATCGAAACCTCCCAAATGCCCGCGTGCACCATCACCATCGGCTCCACGCAGGTGCGTTTCGTCTCCGCCCATCCGAATTCGCCCACACGCGGTCTGCAAGGCCTGTGGAGCGAAGGTCTGAGCACCATCGGCAGTCTAAAGGATTACGACTGGACCTACGTGATTATGGGCGATTTCAACTCCACCTGGGACCATCCGCGCTTCCGCAGCTTGCTTGGCGACCGTTTTGTGGATGCCGGCGAGCAGTCGGGGGAGGGCTTCCACTTCACCTATCCCAGTAATTCCAAGATTCCTTCAGTGATTGAGATCGACCACATCATTCATGACAAGGGCGTGACGGTGGCCGATCTCGATACGGTCGAAATCGCCGGCACCGATCATAAGGCGCTGCTGGGCACGCTGGAGACGGATAGCTAA
- a CDS encoding acyltransferase: MGHEPVRRWDNLDLLKAIAIFFVIIYHVGGPYQGGEWLKLDGDNPAAIANFGVIGVFSLCVPIFFMINGALLLNKPLNLKKHIIKIVVLIILTFIWSFITQIIFVAVGYWPEKITLIDLVKNTYSLPQSLNNHLWFMGALVIIYIFFPLIKSSWDYNRSWFLFFLFFSMICVFGNSLMNCGIDILQFIKNGTIGDGVANHDFLGIFNPLRGINGHAFVYFMLGGILFEQKETLNTSQYRQIALVVFIVSILLYWSFNMLIAVSGHAEYDIVWHGYEAPSTLLATAALFVATLNIHAEQFIRVPLHFIGGNTLGIYFVHWILIGVVRASGIHIQSVLGRSILPYIVYAAIILVVSCIICWIISKVPGVRKLIRL, encoded by the coding sequence ATGGGGCATGAGCCAGTGAGGCGTTGGGACAATCTTGATTTACTTAAAGCTATTGCGATTTTCTTTGTTATTATCTATCACGTTGGTGGTCCATATCAGGGCGGGGAATGGCTAAAGCTAGATGGTGATAACCCTGCTGCTATCGCTAATTTCGGTGTTATAGGTGTTTTTTCGCTATGTGTACCGATTTTTTTTATGATCAATGGTGCGCTGCTACTTAATAAACCACTTAACTTAAAAAAACATATTATCAAAATAGTCGTCCTTATCATTCTAACATTTATCTGGAGCTTTATCACTCAAATTATTTTTGTCGCTGTTGGGTATTGGCCTGAAAAAATCACTCTCATTGACTTGGTTAAAAATACCTACAGTCTCCCGCAATCTCTGAATAATCATCTATGGTTCATGGGTGCGCTTGTGATTATCTACATATTTTTCCCGCTGATTAAAAGCTCCTGGGATTATAATCGCAGCTGGTTTCTTTTCTTCTTGTTTTTTTCCATGATTTGTGTGTTCGGAAATTCTTTAATGAATTGTGGGATTGATATCCTTCAATTCATTAAAAATGGCACCATAGGAGATGGTGTCGCCAATCATGATTTTTTAGGCATATTTAATCCTCTGCGTGGTATTAACGGGCATGCATTTGTATATTTCATGCTTGGTGGTATTTTATTTGAACAAAAGGAAACTCTTAACACCTCTCAGTATAGGCAAATCGCCTTAGTCGTGTTCATTGTCAGCATATTGCTGTATTGGAGTTTCAATATGCTTATTGCCGTGAGCGGTCATGCAGAATACGACATCGTATGGCATGGTTATGAGGCTCCATCAACATTGCTAGCCACGGCAGCACTGTTCGTCGCTACTCTTAACATTCACGCGGAGCAGTTCATTCGAGTGCCCTTGCATTTTATTGGTGGTAATACTTTGGGCATCTACTTTGTGCATTGGATCTTGATAGGCGTCGTTCGAGCGTCAGGGATTCATATACAGTCTGTGCTAGGACGTTCAATTTTGCCTTACATAGTATACGCAGCAATCATCTTGGTGGTTTCTTGCATAATATGTTGGATTATAAGTAAGGTGCCGGGAGTGAGAAAGCTTATTCGGCTTTAA
- the istB gene encoding IS21-like element helper ATPase IstB, with translation MSTRPEPQIPETRRRRADTIAKSQRIMEMSKQLTLTRSVLANTLAGATPAQLDFIERWFEAELESRDHAKRARLMKTAGFPSDKELDGYDWTNLDMPADWGRSQLESLEFVGRTEDLVLYGNVGTGKTHLAIALGRAACRAGIPVRFFTASSLVMRLRRAKQDNRLDKELAAIAKARLLIIDELGYIPIDEEGSRLLFQVISDSYETRSVVYTTNIEFSGWARVFGDPNMAAAVVDRTVHHGRLIRFKGESYRSRNALMTK, from the coding sequence ATGAGCACGAGACCCGAACCGCAGATCCCCGAGACCCGCCGCCGCAGGGCCGACACCATCGCCAAGAGCCAGCGCATCATGGAGATGAGCAAACAGCTCACGCTCACCCGCAGCGTACTCGCCAACACGCTGGCCGGGGCCACGCCCGCCCAGCTCGACTTCATCGAACGCTGGTTCGAGGCCGAACTCGAATCACGCGACCATGCCAAACGCGCCCGTCTGATGAAGACCGCCGGCTTCCCGTCCGACAAGGAGCTCGACGGATACGACTGGACCAACCTAGACATGCCCGCCGACTGGGGACGGAGCCAGCTCGAATCCCTCGAATTCGTCGGTAGGACCGAGGACCTCGTGCTCTACGGCAACGTCGGCACCGGAAAGACGCACCTCGCGATCGCGCTGGGACGGGCCGCGTGCCGGGCCGGGATACCGGTAAGGTTCTTCACCGCCTCAAGCCTGGTCATGCGCCTGAGACGCGCGAAACAGGACAACCGGCTCGACAAGGAGCTCGCCGCCATCGCCAAGGCCCGCCTCCTGATCATCGACGAGCTCGGCTACATCCCCATCGACGAGGAGGGCAGCCGCCTCCTCTTCCAGGTCATATCCGATTCCTACGAGACAAGGAGCGTCGTCTACACCACCAACATCGAATTCAGCGGATGGGCCAGGGTGTTCGGGGACCCGAACATGGCCGCCGCGGTCGTCGACCGCACCGTCCACCACGGACGGCTCATCCGGTTCAAGGGCGAAAGCTACCGCAGCCGCAACGCCCTCATGACCAAATAA